CGAGGCGGTCGAACGGCTTGTCGACGGCGTCGAGGCGGACGCGCGCGACCGCAGGATCCAGGTCGAGCAGCACCGTCACGTCCGGCAGCGCGCCGCCCGTCGCCCACAGCGACAGGTCACGCACCTCCGTCGCGTCGAGCACGCGGCCGGCTCCCTGGTAGGCGACGGACGAGTCGAGGTAGCGATCCTGGATCACGACCTCGCCGCGCGCGAGCGCGGGCTCCACGAGCGTCGCGACGTGGTGCGCGCGGTCGGCGGCGTAGAGCAGCGCCTCGGCGCGCGGGGCGATGTCGCCGCGGTGATGGAGCACGATGTCGCGGATCAGCACGCCGACCTCGGTGCCGCCCGGCTCTCGGGTCCGCACGACCGTGCGGCCCGTGGCCTCGATCCACTCCTGCAGCAGCCGGGACTGGGTCGTCTTTCCCGAGCCGTCGCCGCCCTCGAACGTGATCCAGAGGCCGCGATCGGCGCTCACTGCTCTTCCGCGGCCTTCTTCGCGCGGTTCGCGGCGCGCGTCGCGGCGGCCTTCTTCGCCGCCTCCGACCGCGACGCGGACGTCGCGGGCTTCTTGGCGGTCGCGGGCTTCTTGGCGGTCGTCGTCTTCTTCGCCGGGGCCTTGGCGGGCGCTGCCTTGGCGCCGCCGCGGCCGCGCTTGGGGGCCGGCCCCTTGGCCCGCTTGTCGGCGAGCATCTCGACCGCGCGCTCGAACGTGATCTCGTCGGGCGTCGTGCCCCGCGGGATCGTGACGTTCGTCTCGCCGTCGGTGACGTACGGGCCGAAGCGGCCGTCGCGCACGCGGATCGGCTTGCCGCTGACCGGGTCCGCCTCGAGCTCCTTGAGCGCGCTCGATGCGCGGCGCGCGCCGTACTTCGGCTGCGCGTACAGCTCGAGCGCCTGCTCGAGGGTCACGTCGAAGA
The Microbacterium sp. JZ31 genome window above contains:
- the tmk gene encoding dTMP kinase, which codes for MSADRGLWITFEGGDGSGKTTQSRLLQEWIEATGRTVVRTREPGGTEVGVLIRDIVLHHRGDIAPRAEALLYAADRAHHVATLVEPALARGEVVIQDRYLDSSVAYQGAGRVLDATEVRDLSLWATGGALPDVTVLLDLDPAVARVRLDAVDKPFDRLEAEKADFHARVRAAFLALAETEPERFLVLDASRSVEELAAAVRARIEPLL